The Streptomyces sp. NBC_00597 DNA segment CCCGCCGACCCCCGGCCCGCCGAGGAGCTCGCCCGCGACATCGTCACCGCCGACCCGACCCCGGACGAGGGCGACGGGCAGACCCCCGCCGACCCGGACCGGGCGCTGCGGACCTTCACCGAGGCCGTGGCCACCGGATGGCTCCGGGGCCCGCGCGACCGCGTCCGCTCACCCGGCCCGGTGCGCAGCTCCCGGTTCGGGTAGCCGGGGCGGGGGCGGCGGGGGAGGCTGGGTGCATGCCCGAGCTGCCCGAGGTCGAGGCCCTGAGGGAGTTCCTCGACGAGCACCTCGCCGGGCGGGTGGTGGAACGCGTCCTCCCGCTCGCCGTCAGCGTGCTCAAGACGTACGAACCGCCGCTCACCGCCCTCGAAGGGCAGCGGGCCGGTGCCACCACCCGCCACGGCAAGTTCCTCGCCGTGCGGATCGGCGAGCTCCACCTCGTCACCCACCTGGCCCGGGCCGGCTGGCTGCGCTGGCAGGACACCCTGCCCGACAAGCCGCCGCGCCCCGGCAAGGGGCCGCTCGCCCTGCGCGTCCGCCTGGAGGGCGGCGGCGGCTTCGACCTCACCGAGGCCGGCACCCAAAAGCGCCTCGCCGCATACGTCGTCCGCGACCCCCGGGAGGTGCCCGGCATCGCCCGCCTCGGTCCTGATCCGCTCGCCGACGCGTTCGACCGGGACGCGTTCGCCGCGCTCCTCACCGCAGAGCGGCGGCAGATCAAGGGCGTGCTGCGCGACCAGAGCGTCATCGCGGGGATCGGGAACGCCTACAGCGACGAGATCCTGCACGCGGCGAAGGTCTCGCCCTTCAAACTGGCCACCTCCTTCGACGAGGAGCAGGTCACCCACCTGTACGAGGCCGTCCGGCGGACCCTGCGCGAGGCCGTCGAGCGGGCGCACGGCGTCGCCGCCGGGAACCTCAAGGCCGAGAAGAAGAGCGGGCTGCGGGTGCACGGCCGGGACGGGGAGCCCTGCCCGGTGTGCGGGGACACCGTCCGGTCGGTGTCGTTCGCCGACTCCTCGCTCCAGTACTGCCCGACCTGCCAGACCGGCGGCAAGCCCCTCGCGGACCGGAGGTTGTCCCGCCTCCTCAAATGACGTCGCCCTGCGTAGACTCCGGCCCCATGGCCGAGCAGCAGCCGCCGTCGCGGCACCAGCAGCCGCCGTCGCCGTCCCGGCGCGAGGTCGTCACGGGTGTGCCGCGCGGCGCCCGCCGCCGACCGCCGGCGCACACCCCGGCCCGTTCGGAGATCTCCGAACAGACCACCTTGGGCGCCACCTACGTACGGGCGCTGATGCGCAGCCAGCTCCGGGCCGGGCTCGGGGCGCTGGGCGTCCTGACGCTGCTCGTCGGGACGCTGCCGGTGCTGTTCGCGCTGCCGCGCTCCGCATCTGGGCCGCCGGTCTGGGTGGCCCTCGGGCTGGTGGTGTATCCGGCGATGTGGCTGATCGCCCGCTGGTACGTCACCCGGGCCGAGCGCAACGAGGCAGATTTCACCGGCCTGGTGATGGATCCGGCCGAGGCGCCGGGCCCGCACCGGGACCGCTGACCCCGGCGCCCGCGGCAGAACACCGGAGCAGCGCCGAAGCAGCGTCGAAGCAGCGCCCGAGCGCCGTAACGGCCCTGGAAGTCCTGCATGATGATGGTTCGTCAGAACAGGTGCATCGCCAAGTGGCCCAACGGCAGGCCCAGCTGCCACGCGGGGGTCCACACCCGCGCGTTCTCGTCCAGGCCCGCCGGGGTGTCGGTGTGGCCGTGCCGGCCCGGGTCGAGGTTGGTGGCGAACAGTTCCGTGCGGTCCAGCCAGCGCCAGGCGGCCCGGGCCAGTTCGAGGTCGGGGTCCTCGCCGCGGCCGCGCTCCCTGGCCTCCTCGCCCAGCGCGAGGAACCGGGTGTCCACCCAGTCGCGCCAGGGATGCCCGTACGCTGTCAGCGACAGCCATTCATCGAGCTGCGAGACCACGCGGATCCCGGAGAGCTCGCCGGCTGCGTCGGAGAGGTAGATCGTCAGCGCGAGCGTGTCCCGCCCGGCGCGGAACTCCAGGGTACTGACCGGGATCAGCCGGCCCGTGCGCAGCAGTTCGTCGGCGATGTACTCCGCATAGAGCCATGCCATGGGCACCGCGAGCCCGCCGTCACTGGTGCCGTTCGTACCCTCGGGCTGCACCGTTCCACCTTCTCCCGCGCGTCGAGCTTCCGGTCGTCAGCCATGAGCCTTCACCGAGTGACTCGCGGAACGGGGGATGTTTACCCAACTTGAACGCTCTGAGGCCGATTTCGATGCGTTTTGTGTCCGATCCGCATGTATTCGTTTCGTTCGCCACGCGGCCTCCCTCGACCGGGCGCCGGGATGGGGCGCCGGAATCAGGCGCCGAGCCCGTAGCCGTACCCCTGGAGGTCCTTCCTCAGGGCGCGTAGCGCGTAGTACGTACGGGATTTGACCGTTCCCGCCGGGATCCCGAGCTCCGCCGCCGCCTCGGCCACCGAGCGGTCCTGGAAGTAGACCTGCATCAGGACCTCGCGGTGCTCCGGCCCGAGGGAGCCGACGGCCCGCCGGACATCGATCGCCGTGACCGAGCCGGCCACCGTGTCCTCGGGTGCGGGCGCCTGCTCCAGCCCCTCCGGGTCCACC contains these protein-coding regions:
- a CDS encoding DNA-formamidopyrimidine glycosylase family protein, with the protein product MPELPEVEALREFLDEHLAGRVVERVLPLAVSVLKTYEPPLTALEGQRAGATTRHGKFLAVRIGELHLVTHLARAGWLRWQDTLPDKPPRPGKGPLALRVRLEGGGGFDLTEAGTQKRLAAYVVRDPREVPGIARLGPDPLADAFDRDAFAALLTAERRQIKGVLRDQSVIAGIGNAYSDEILHAAKVSPFKLATSFDEEQVTHLYEAVRRTLREAVERAHGVAAGNLKAEKKSGLRVHGRDGEPCPVCGDTVRSVSFADSSLQYCPTCQTGGKPLADRRLSRLLK